Proteins encoded by one window of Superficieibacter sp. HKU1:
- the drpB gene encoding cell division protein DrpB, producing the protein MDEKMNRSPGGKLALWLFYAFCGYFAWAMVRYFWVVSHVQSIPGATVDGDWGTMTGKWLGALLGFLVLSAVALLLGALAWYTRPRQADF; encoded by the coding sequence ATGGATGAAAAAATGAACCGTAGCCCTGGTGGCAAACTGGCATTGTGGCTTTTTTATGCTTTTTGCGGCTACTTTGCCTGGGCCATGGTGCGCTACTTTTGGGTGGTAAGCCACGTGCAAAGTATCCCCGGCGCGACGGTGGACGGGGACTGGGGGACCATGACCGGTAAATGGCTGGGCGCCTTGTTGGGCTTTCTGGTGTTAAGCGCCGTTGCGCTGCTGCTCGGCGCGCTGGCATGGTATACGCGACCCCGGCAGGCAGATTTTTAA
- the mtfA gene encoding DgsA anti-repressor MtfA produces the protein MIKWPWKAHESTRSPDFPWEQALAIPVLASLTMDEQAKLIQLAERFLQQKRIVALQGLELDTLQNCRIALLFCLPVLELGIEWLDGFHEILIYPAPFVVDDEWEDDIGLVHNQRLVQSGQSWQQGPIILNWLDIQDSFDASGFNLIVHEVAHKLDTRNGDRASGVPFIALREVAGWEHDLHAAMNNIQDEIDMVGESAASIDAYAATDPAECFAVLSEYFFSAPELFAPRFPALWQRFCLFYQQDPLQRLRENREADSATSLVH, from the coding sequence ATGATTAAGTGGCCCTGGAAAGCACATGAATCAACCCGTAGCCCTGATTTCCCGTGGGAACAGGCACTTGCGATCCCTGTCTTAGCCAGTCTTACCATGGATGAACAAGCGAAACTGATACAGCTTGCTGAGCGTTTTCTCCAGCAAAAACGTATCGTTGCGCTGCAGGGGCTGGAGCTTGATACGCTGCAAAACTGCCGTATCGCTCTGCTCTTCTGTCTCCCCGTGCTCGAGTTAGGCATTGAGTGGCTTGATGGTTTTCATGAAATCCTGATTTACCCTGCGCCGTTCGTGGTGGATGACGAATGGGAAGATGATATCGGCCTGGTACATAATCAGCGTCTGGTGCAGTCAGGGCAAAGCTGGCAGCAAGGGCCAATCATTTTGAACTGGCTGGATATTCAGGACTCCTTCGACGCGTCAGGGTTTAACCTGATTGTGCATGAGGTGGCGCACAAACTGGACACGCGTAACGGCGATCGCGCCAGCGGCGTGCCCTTCATTGCGCTACGGGAAGTCGCGGGCTGGGAGCACGATCTGCATGCGGCAATGAACAATATCCAGGATGAGATCGATATGGTAGGCGAAAGCGCTGCCAGCATAGACGCCTATGCAGCGACCGATCCGGCCGAATGCTTTGCCGTGCTTTCCGAATATTTTTTCAGCGCGCCCGAGCTTTTCGCCCCACGTTTTCCTGCCCTGTGGCAACGTTTCTGTCTCTTTTACCAGCAGGATCCGCTTCAACGACTGCGGGAAAACAGAGAAGCGGATAGCGCCACGTCGCTGGTACATTAA
- a CDS encoding phosphohydrolase, protein MDILHWQQRYEDWFHQHYRNNDAAHDLAHFRRVWNTARQLASGGAVDELTVLTACYFHDIVSLPKNDPQRHRASTLAAEETRRILTEDFADFPAERCQAVMHAIEAHSYSAGIEPQTDEARVVQDADRLEALGAIGLARVFAVAGSLNTPLFDADDPFADRRPLDDRAYALDHFQRKLLRLPSTMRTPQGRALAQENVRFLVQFMAKLSAELQGCYQSLDNDILVRFTPKG, encoded by the coding sequence ATGGACATTCTCCACTGGCAACAACGCTATGAAGACTGGTTCCACCAACATTACCGTAACAATGATGCCGCGCACGACCTGGCGCATTTTCGCCGGGTATGGAACACCGCCCGCCAGCTTGCATCGGGAGGGGCGGTGGATGAACTGACGGTCCTGACCGCCTGCTATTTTCATGACATCGTTAGCCTGCCCAAAAACGATCCACAGCGGCACCGCGCCTCAACGCTGGCGGCTGAAGAGACGCGGCGGATCCTGACGGAGGATTTTGCCGATTTTCCTGCTGAACGCTGCCAGGCGGTAATGCACGCGATAGAAGCACACAGCTACAGCGCCGGAATCGAACCGCAAACGGACGAAGCGCGCGTTGTTCAGGATGCGGACCGACTGGAAGCGCTAGGAGCCATTGGGCTGGCGAGAGTCTTTGCCGTTGCCGGCTCGCTCAACACCCCGCTTTTTGATGCCGACGATCCCTTTGCCGATCGTCGCCCGCTGGATGACCGGGCGTACGCGCTCGACCATTTCCAGCGTAAGCTTCTGCGTCTGCCATCCACGATGCGGACGCCACAGGGGAGGGCGCTGGCCCAGGAGAACGTGCGTTTCCTCGTACAGTTCATGGCCAAACTGAGCGCCGAACTCCAGGGCTGCTATCAGTCGCTGGATAACGATATCCTCGTGCGTTTTACGCCGAAGGGCTGA
- the ompC gene encoding porin OmpC, with translation MNRKVLALLMPALLMAGAANAAEVYNKDGNKLDLYGKVDGLHYFSDDAGSDGDQSYVRLGFKGETQISDQLTGFGQWEYNVQANSTEGEGSNAWTRLGFAGLGFGDYGTFDYGRNYGVIYDVEAWTDMLPEFGGDSYTQTDVYMLGRTNGVATYRNNDFFGLVDGWKFALQYQGNNENPGSGEGTGNGGGRKLARENGDGFGMSTSYDFDFGLSLGAAYANSDRTDNQVARGYQDGLNHRNNYAGGDTAEAWTVGAKYDAYNVYLAAMYAETRNMTYYGGGNGEANGGIANKTQNFEVVAQYQFDFGLRPSIAYLQSKGKDLGGQEVSRGNWRSTDKDLVKYVDVGATYYFNKNMSTYVDYKINLLDEDDSFYADNGIATDDIVGVGLVYQF, from the coding sequence ATGAACAGAAAAGTTCTGGCACTTCTTATGCCTGCCCTGTTAATGGCTGGCGCAGCAAATGCGGCTGAAGTTTATAATAAAGACGGCAACAAACTTGACCTGTACGGTAAAGTGGATGGCCTCCACTATTTTTCTGATGACGCGGGTAGTGATGGCGATCAGTCTTACGTTCGTTTGGGCTTCAAAGGCGAAACCCAGATTAGCGATCAACTAACCGGCTTCGGTCAGTGGGAATACAACGTTCAGGCAAATAGCACTGAAGGTGAAGGCTCCAATGCATGGACTCGTCTGGGCTTCGCCGGACTGGGTTTTGGCGATTATGGTACCTTTGACTACGGTCGTAACTACGGTGTGATTTATGACGTTGAAGCCTGGACCGATATGCTGCCGGAGTTTGGTGGTGATTCTTATACCCAGACCGACGTTTACATGTTAGGCCGTACCAACGGCGTGGCAACCTACCGCAATAATGACTTCTTTGGTCTGGTCGACGGCTGGAAATTTGCACTGCAATATCAGGGAAATAACGAGAATCCAGGCTCAGGTGAAGGCACCGGCAACGGCGGTGGTCGTAAACTGGCGCGTGAAAACGGCGACGGCTTCGGTATGTCCACCTCCTACGATTTCGACTTCGGTTTAAGCCTGGGTGCAGCGTATGCTAACTCTGACCGTACCGATAACCAGGTTGCGCGCGGATATCAGGATGGCCTCAACCACCGCAACAACTACGCTGGTGGTGATACCGCCGAAGCCTGGACCGTCGGCGCGAAATACGATGCGTACAACGTGTATCTGGCCGCGATGTATGCTGAAACCCGTAATATGACTTACTACGGCGGTGGCAACGGCGAAGCCAATGGTGGTATCGCGAACAAAACGCAGAACTTCGAAGTTGTTGCCCAGTATCAGTTTGATTTCGGCCTGCGTCCTTCCATTGCTTATCTGCAATCGAAAGGTAAAGACCTCGGTGGTCAGGAAGTGAGCCGCGGCAACTGGCGTTCTACTGATAAAGACCTGGTCAAATATGTTGATGTCGGCGCCACCTACTACTTCAACAAAAACATGTCCACTTATGTTGATTATAAAATCAACCTGCTGGATGAAGACGACAGCTTCTACGCAGACAATGGCATCGCTACCGATGACATCGTCGGCGTCGGTCTGGTTTACCAGTTCTGA